The proteins below are encoded in one region of Rhodopirellula halodulae:
- a CDS encoding PQQ-binding-like beta-propeller repeat protein yields MDFTPEKLVKRLSLRSDFLAVVCAASTVFGPLLIGQASTHAADWPNWRGPTQNGISTEVGLIEAFDPKGGPGSNVLWKSELAAGTSTPIVMNGRLFTIVRDQPGIRKDAEKVIALDADSGELLWENVYNVFLSDLPAERVGWSHVCGDPELDRVYALGACCFLLCMDAATGKTVWSRSMSEEFGMLSTYGGRTNTPVVFENLVIISGVTTGWDENARPAHRFFAFDKQDGTLVWSISTRPLPEDTTYSTPVVKVIGDQAVMVAGSGDGDVYGIQPRTGKILWRQAISRRGINTSVAVDAEGNVFATHGEENPAGTAMGAVVRIDARHASLESASAEAWRTEEIMSGKSSPLLVGDRLYVVEDSSRLRILDRQSGEEVGEPMKLGTSMRGSLLYADGKIYACTVQGVFHVLRPTQDGVESLFKIRLPRGHEAGGSPIAAEGRIYLPTTGGLFCLKNETVTRGQGNQEDAANLTISGSDLLSMERDPAEDPTPAQLQLVPAEAIVQPGQSLPFNVAIFNSLGQQLKLSEEALSFDIQGAGTIDRDGLFVADSELLHRSAVVRVRMGELTATAKLRIVPALPWAFNFSDGDVPITWIGARYRHEGRQADGNGVIAKVSTIPKGTRSQAWFGPTDLHDYTITADVKAQPGNKLPDMGVIAQRYTLDLMGESQQLQIRTWAAQLRMAQSVPVTWKAGVWYTLKFQATTEGDQAVLRGKVWPRDKVEPSEWTVTATDEAPNRSGSPGLFGNATNAEFLIDNVTVQPN; encoded by the coding sequence ATGGATTTCACCCCGGAAAAACTCGTGAAGCGATTGTCGTTGCGATCGGATTTCTTGGCCGTTGTCTGTGCCGCATCCACCGTGTTTGGTCCGTTGTTGATCGGCCAAGCCTCCACCCATGCCGCAGATTGGCCCAATTGGCGTGGTCCAACTCAAAACGGAATCTCCACCGAGGTCGGTTTGATCGAAGCGTTCGACCCCAAAGGCGGTCCCGGCAGCAATGTGCTTTGGAAAAGCGAACTGGCGGCGGGGACCTCTACGCCGATCGTGATGAACGGAAGACTATTCACAATCGTTCGCGATCAGCCGGGCATTCGAAAGGACGCGGAGAAAGTCATTGCCCTCGACGCGGATTCAGGCGAGTTGCTCTGGGAGAACGTTTACAACGTTTTTCTCTCGGACTTGCCCGCCGAGCGTGTCGGGTGGTCGCATGTTTGCGGTGATCCTGAACTGGATCGTGTCTACGCCCTGGGAGCGTGTTGCTTCCTTCTGTGCATGGACGCCGCGACGGGCAAAACCGTTTGGTCGCGATCGATGAGTGAAGAGTTTGGCATGCTCAGCACCTACGGCGGCCGCACGAACACACCGGTCGTGTTTGAAAATCTCGTCATCATCAGTGGCGTGACGACGGGCTGGGATGAGAACGCTCGTCCCGCTCATCGGTTCTTTGCCTTTGACAAGCAAGACGGCACGTTGGTTTGGAGCATCAGCACCCGACCTCTGCCGGAGGACACCACCTACAGCACGCCCGTCGTCAAAGTCATTGGTGACCAAGCGGTCATGGTGGCGGGAAGTGGCGACGGAGACGTGTACGGGATTCAACCTCGCACGGGAAAGATCCTGTGGCGTCAAGCAATTTCGCGCCGTGGCATCAACACTTCGGTGGCGGTCGATGCGGAAGGCAATGTCTTTGCAACTCACGGGGAAGAAAACCCCGCAGGAACCGCCATGGGCGCGGTGGTTCGGATTGATGCGCGTCATGCCTCTTTGGAATCGGCTTCTGCAGAAGCTTGGCGAACCGAAGAAATCATGTCCGGAAAAAGCTCCCCGTTGCTTGTGGGCGACCGCCTCTACGTGGTGGAAGACTCATCGCGATTGCGAATCCTGGACCGGCAATCCGGCGAAGAGGTTGGCGAGCCGATGAAGCTGGGCACGTCGATGCGTGGCAGCTTGCTGTACGCCGATGGCAAAATCTACGCCTGCACCGTACAAGGTGTCTTTCATGTGTTGCGACCCACTCAGGATGGCGTGGAATCGTTGTTCAAAATCCGATTGCCGCGGGGACACGAAGCGGGCGGGTCACCCATCGCCGCGGAAGGTCGGATCTACTTGCCGACCACCGGCGGACTGTTTTGCCTAAAGAACGAAACCGTCACTCGCGGGCAAGGCAATCAAGAAGATGCGGCCAACTTGACCATCTCGGGAAGCGACCTTTTGTCAATGGAACGCGATCCCGCGGAAGATCCAACTCCGGCGCAACTGCAGTTGGTCCCGGCCGAAGCGATCGTTCAACCGGGCCAATCCCTTCCATTCAACGTTGCCATCTTCAATTCGCTGGGCCAGCAATTGAAGTTGAGCGAGGAAGCGTTGAGCTTTGACATTCAGGGTGCCGGCACGATTGACCGGGATGGGTTGTTTGTTGCTGATTCGGAGTTGCTGCACCGTTCCGCCGTCGTGCGAGTACGAATGGGCGAGTTGACCGCCACCGCGAAATTGCGAATCGTCCCGGCGTTGCCTTGGGCTTTCAACTTTTCTGATGGAGACGTGCCGATCACTTGGATCGGGGCTCGGTATCGACATGAAGGTCGGCAAGCGGACGGCAATGGCGTGATCGCGAAAGTGTCGACGATTCCTAAGGGCACGCGAAGCCAAGCTTGGTTTGGTCCGACGGACTTACACGATTACACCATCACCGCGGACGTGAAGGCTCAACCGGGCAACAAACTGCCTGACATGGGAGTCATCGCCCAACGCTACACCTTGGATTTGATGGGTGAGTCCCAGCAATTGCAGATCCGGACTTGGGCGGCCCAGTTGCGGATGGCTCAGAGCGTTCCCGTGACTTGGAAAGCGGGCGTGTGGTACACGCTGAAATTCCAAGCCACGACGGAAGGCGACCAGGCCGTCCTGCGGGGAAAGGTTTGGCCTCGCGACAAAGTCGAACCAAGTGAATGGACGGTGACCGCAACGGACGAGGCTCCCAACCGCAGTGGAAGTCCCGGTTTGTTCGGAAACGCGACCAACGCTGAGTTTCTGATCGACAACGTGACGGTTCAGCCCAACTGA